A stretch of the Aegilops tauschii subsp. strangulata cultivar AL8/78 chromosome 4, Aet v6.0, whole genome shotgun sequence genome encodes the following:
- the LOC109783680 gene encoding calmodulin-binding receptor-like cytoplasmic kinase 2, which yields MRSSSSSGSAGSAPRRRPMSDLIGGSDDLSRYSVATTTASSERSSGSVRGAAAFLDAFRSCFAPGDARSPETSLSDVDFDASHQHSQSLSSQGSTSGSTFESRRSARGLYGSTLRNSSEREVPGDRKFTLPEIQKATKNFSPNLKIGQGGSGTVYKGQLSDGTLVAVKRAKKNMYDKHMGHEFRNEIETLRCIEHLNLVRFHGFLEFGGEQLIIVEYVPNGNLREHLEGLNGKVLEFSVRLEIAIDVAHAITYLHTYSDQPVIHRDIKSSNILLANNCRAKVADFGFAKLAPTDATHVSTQVKGTAGYLDPEYLRTYQLTEKSDVYSFGVLLVELVTGRRPIEPKRAIVERVTAKWAMEKFSKGDAILTLDPNLEVNDATNLAIEKMYELALQCLAPKKRNRPSMRRCAEILWSIRKDYRELAQPTSS from the exons atgaggagcagcagcagcagcggcagcGCCGGCTCGGCGCCCAGGAGGAGGCCGATGAGCGACCTCATCGGCGGCAGCGACGACCTCTCCCGCTACTCCGTCGCCACCACCACCGCCTCGTCCGAGCGCTCGTCCGGCAGCGTCCGCGGGGCAGCCGCCTTCCTCGACGCCTTCCGCTCCTGCTTCGCCCCCGGGGACGCGCGCTCGCCGGAGACCTCCCTCTCCGACGTCGACTTCGACGCCTCACACCAAC ACTCGCAGTCGCTGAGCTCTCAAGGTTCTACCAGCGGGAGCACTTTCGAGAGCAGGAGATCAGCTAGGGGACTATATGGCTCCACCCTCAGGAACTCTTCAGAGAGGGAGGTACCCGGCGATAGGAAGTTCACCTTGCCAGAGATCCAGAAAGCAACGAAGAACTTCTCACCCAACCTCAAGATTGGGCAGGGTGGTTCTGGGACAGTGTACAAGGGTCAGCTCAGCGATGGCACCCTCGTCGCCGTCAAACGGGCCAAGAAG AATATGTATGACAAGCATATGGGCCACGAGTTCCGGAACGAGATAGAGACGCTGCGATGCATCGAGCACCTGAATCTGGTCAGGTTCCATGGGTTCCTTGAGTTTGGTGGTGAGCAGTTGATCATTGTGGAGTATGTTCCCAATGGCAATCTTCGAGAGCACCTTGAAG GTCTGAATGGAAAAGTTCTGGAGTTCTCCGTGAGGTTGGAAATCGCGATCGATGTGGCCCACGCCATTACCTATCTTCACACCTACTCTG ATCAGCCGGTCATCCACAGGGACATCAAATCCTCAAACATTCTTCTCGCAAACAACTGCCGAGCTAAGGTTGCTGACTTTGGATTTGCGAAACTGGCTCCGACTGACGCTACCCATGTCTCTACTCAAGTCAAAGGAACAGCAGGGTACCTTGACCCAGAGTATCTCAGAACATACCAGCTCACTGAGAAGAGTGATGTCTACTCCTTCGGAGTGTTGCTAGTGGAGTTGGTTACTGGGAGGCGCCCGATCGAACCTAAAAGGGCTATCGTCGAACGTGTCACAGCAAAATGG GCAATGGAAAAATTCTCGAAGGGCGATGCGATATTAACACTGGATCCAAATCTGGAAGTGAACGACGCGACGAACCTGGCGATCGAGAAGATGTACGAGCTGGCCCTGCAATGCCTAGCTCCCAAGAAGAGGAACCGGCCGAGCATGAGGCGGTGCGCAGAGATCCTGTGGAGTATACGTAAAGATTACAGGGAGTTGGCTCAACCAACCTCCTCTTGA